From Nematostella vectensis chromosome 14, jaNemVect1.1, whole genome shotgun sequence, a single genomic window includes:
- the LOC116610925 gene encoding craniofacial development protein 2-like encodes MDRGIIRPQRRTALVAKELARYNIDIAALSETRLADEGSLTEQTSGYTFFWKGKAAHEDRIHGVGLAIRTSLLKELPDLPTGVNERLMKLRLPLCYKRYATIISAYAPTLTSPEETIEQFYDDLSSILSSVPAGDKIILLGDLNARVGRDYERWDGVLGRHGVGKMNNNGLLLLSKCAEYDLVITNTVFRMADKFKTTWMHPRSKQWHLIDFVIVRQRDIQDVHVTRAMRGAECWTDHRLVRCTLKLHIAPRHPKRPKLVRTPFNTARLQQPSYLQKFQNSLNEKLTANGPLSGDPKEKWNQFRDVVTETAKTALGPKTRKHQDWFDENNEAIENLLARKNKAFMEWQNDPSSAAKKDRFKSLQYLAQQEIRTMRDQWWEKKAEEIQGFADSNNSKHFFSSFKTVYGPSKSGSAPLLSADGATLIKDKTAINMRWREHFSQLLNRPSSVDQSALDQIPQQLLIEELSDPPSMEELTKAIKQMSSGKAAGKDGIPAEVYKALSDEALHTFHSVLISIWDEEVMPADLRDA; translated from the coding sequence ATGGACAGAGGAATCATAAGACCCCAAAGGAGAACAGCTCTAGTTGCCAAAGAACTAGCAcgctacaacatcgacatcgcaGCTTTGAGCGAGACCCGCCTCGCCGATGAAGGTTCTCTTACAGAACAGACCAGCGGTTACACTTTCTTTTGGAAAGGGAAGGCCGCACACGAAGACAGGATCCACGGGGTTGGACTGGCTATTAGGACAAGTCTACTGAAAGAACTTCCAGACTTACCTACAGGTGTCAACGAAAGGCTGATGAAGTTACGTCTACCTCTCTGTTACAAGCGCTATGCAACAATCATCAGCGCATATGCTCCCACCCTCACGAGCCCAGAGGAGACAATCGAGCAGTTTTATGACGACCTCAGTTCCATCCTGAGCTCTGTTCCCGCCGGTGATAAGATCATCCTGCTCGGAGACTTAAACGCCCGAGTTGGTCGGGACTACGAACGATGGGATGGAGTGCTAGGAAGACACGGCGTTGGCAAGATGAATAACAACGGCCTCCTACTGTTAAGCAAGTGTGCGGAGTACGATCTGGTCATCACCAACACTGTGTTCAGAATGGCAGACAAGTTCAAGACGACCTGGATGCATCCAAGATCAAAACAGTGGCATCTCATAGACTTTGTTATCGTCCGCCAGCGTGACATCCAGGATGTCCACGTCACCAGAGCCATGCGAGGAGCGGAATGCTGGACAGATCACCGCCTAGTCCGCTGCACTCTGAAACTTCACATTGCGCCACGTCACCCAAAGCGTCCAAAGCTTGTGCGCACGCCCTTCAACACAGCCAGACTCCAACAGCCTTCCTACCTACAGAAGTTCCAGAACAGCCTGAATGAGAAGCTGACTGCAAACGGGCCTTTGTCTGGAGATCCAAAGGAGAAGTGGAACCAGTTCAGAGATGTAGTCACCGAGACAGCAAAGACAGCTCTTGGCCCAAAGACGCGGAAACACCAGGATTGGTTCGACGAGAACAACGAAGCAATTGAAAATCTACTTGCCAGAAAGAACAAGGCATTCATGGAATGGCAAAACGATCCGAGCTCCGCTGCAAAGAAAGACAGATTTAAGTCCTTACAGTACTTGGCTCAGCAGGAAATAAGAACGATGCGTGACCAGTGGTGGGAGAAGAAGGCCGAAGAGATTCAAGGCTTTGCAGACTCTAACAACTCGAAACATTTCTTTAGCTCCTTCAAAACAGTCTACGGTCCATCGAAATCTGGTTCCGCTCCCTTGCTGTCAGCAGACGGAGCCACGCTCATCAAGGACAAAACTGCAATCAACATGAGGTGGAGGGAACACTTTAGTCAACTTCTCAATCGCCCGTCGTCAGTAGACCAGTCTGCACTTGACCAAATCCCTCAACAGCTACTAATCGAGGAACTCAGCGATCCCCCATCCATGGAGGAACTCACGAAGGCCATCAAGCAAATGTCATCTGGGAAAGCTGCAGGCAAGGACGGTATACCAGCGGAGGTATACAAGGCCCTTAGCGATGAGGCCCTGCACACTTTTCACAGCGTCCTGATCAGCATCTGGGACGAGGAAGTAATGCCTGCCGACCTACGTGATGCATAA
- the LOC125559879 gene encoding uncharacterized protein LOC125559879: protein MVNTLANYEMFSTFDLKSAYHLVPIKETDRKYTGFEANGRLYQFRRILFGVTNGAAVFQRAMDKFIDEEGLKDKFPYLDNITVAGRNQKKHDENVRKFREAVQRRNLTLNESKTIESKSSINILGYCVGRGVITPDQERLRPLQEFPPPQSSQSLKRVVGMLAYYAKWIPNFSDKIQPLSQATTFPLNAEALNAFNALKKELESATLHSIDESVPFEVECDASEVAISATLNQGGRPVAFMSRTLQGSELHYPPVEKEAMAIIEAVRKWRHLLAGRHFTLETDQRSVAFMFDNRKRTKVKNNKIQDWRLELASFSHTVKYRPGKDNVAPDSLTRAFTASMPTSSLAEIHAALCHPGVTRMLHFVKSKNLPYSTDEVKKTCAACRTCAELKPQFYRPEASVLIKATQPMERLSIDFKGPLPTSTHNPYMLTVVDEYSRFPFAFPCPNTHSSTVIKCLEQIFTLCGTPSYIHSDRGASLISHELKEYLSARGIASSRTTPYHPIGNGQVERYNGIIWKAVQLALKSSNLPVTKWEQMLPDALHSIRSLLCTSTNTTPHERFFNFQRRSTHGTSLPTWLQLPGPVLLRRFVRANKNDPLVDQVELKDANPTYAHIQYADGRESTVSLRDLAPCPPQNTAPQMSQEGTFQGQAAPTPSTPPTDSGLKTPAPILPDPDLVAEVESGPANLLRRSTREIRRPSRFDC, encoded by the coding sequence ATGGTCAACACCCTCGCCAATTATGAAATGTTCTCTACGTTCGATCTAAAGAGCGCGTATCACCTGGTTCCCATCAAAGAAACCGACCGCAAGTACACTGGTTTTGAAGCCAATGGCAGGCTTTACCAGTTTCGTCGCATTCTATTCGGAGTTACTAATGGTGCTGCAGTTTTCCAGAGGGCTATGGACAAGTTCATAGACGAAGAAGGTCTCAAGGACAAATTTCCATACCTAGATAACATAACAGTAGCAGGGCGTAATCAGAAGAAGCATGATGAGAATGTCCGAAAGTTCCGAGAGGCGGTGCAGCGCCGGAACCTTACCTTGAACGAAAGCAAGACCATAGAGTCAAAATCATCTATCAATATACTTGGTTACTGTGTCGGCAGGGGAGTAATCACACCAGACCAAGAAAGACTCCGCCCCCTGCAAGAGTTCCCGCCTCCCCAGAGCTCACAGTCACTCAAAAGGGTTGTAGGAATGCTAGCCTACTACGCCAAGTGGATACCGAACTTTTCTGACAAGATACAGCCACTATCACAAGCCACAACGTTCCCACTAAATGCAGAAGCTCTAAATGCCTTCAACGCACTAAAGAAGGAATTGGAGAGTGCCACTCTTCACTCTATCGACGAGAGTGTACCATTTGAAGTGGAATGCGATGCCTCGGAGGTTGCTATCTCAGCCACCTTAAACCAGGGCGGACGACCAGTCGCCTTCATGTCTAGGACACTGCAAGGAAGCGAATTACACTATCCTCCAGTCGAGAAGGAAGCCATGGCAATCATTGAGGCAGTCCGCAAGTGGCGTCATCTTCTAGCAGGTCGTCACTTCACCCTGGAGACTGACCAGCGTTCCGTGGCATTCATGTTTGACAACAGGAAACGCACGAAAGTAAAGAACAATAAGATCCAAGACTGGAGGCTAGAGTTAGCGTCATTCAGCCATACAGTGAAGTACAGGCCTGGTAAGGATAACGTTGCTCCCGATTCACTCACAAGAGCTTTCACTGCCTCGATGCCAACAAGCAGCCTCGCTGAGATCCATGCAGCACTGTGCCACCCAGGCGTAACCAGGATGTTGCACTTTGTGAAGTCCAAGAACCTACCCTACTCTACAGATGAGGTGAAGAAAACATGTGCAGCCTGTAGGACCTGTGCAGAGCTCAAGCCACAGTTCTACCGACCAGAGGCCAGCGTCCTCATCAAGGCCACACAGCCCATGGAGAGGCTCAGTATCGACTTCAAGGGGCCCCTTCCTACTTCAACTCATAACCCATATATGCTCACAGTGGTGGATGAGTACTCACGCTTTCCTTTTGCCTTCCCGTGCCCGAACACGCACTCCTCCACTGTTATCAAGTGCTTAGAACAGATATTTACTCTTTGCGGCACACCAAGCTATATCCACTCGGACCGGGGTGCCTCACTCATCTCACATGAGTTAAAAGAGTATCTATCAGCACGAGGGATTGCATCGAGCAGAACCACACCCTACCACCCCATCGGAAATGGTCAAGTCGAGCGGTACAATGGTATTATCTGGAAGGCAGTACAGCTTGCTCTCAAATCGTCGAATCTACCAGTTACTAAATGGGAACAAATGCTTCCAGATGCTCTCCACTCCATCCGTTCTCTTCTTTGCACTTCAACCAACACAACACCACATGAGAGGTTCTTCAACTTCCAACGCCGCTCCACGCACGGCACATCGCTACCTACCTGGCTGCAGTTACCTGGTCCAGTACTGCTTCGCCGATTTGTGCGTGCTAACAAGAATGACCCCCTTGTCGACCAGGTTGAGCTGAAAGATGCGAACCCTACATATGCACACATCCAGTATGCAGATGGAAGGGAATCAACTGTCTCTCTCAGGGACCTCGCTCCATGCCCACCCCAGAACACTGCCCCACAGATGAGTCAAGAGGGTACATTCCAAGGGCAAGCAGCTCCTACTCCTTCGACTCCACCCACTGATTCTGGTTTGAAGACACCAGCCCCCATCCTTCCTGATCCTGATTTGGTGGCAGAAGTTGAGTCAGGCCCTGCTAATCTACTGCGTCGCTCAACCAGGGAGATCCGGCGGCCATCACGCTTTGACTGTTAG
- the LOC125559877 gene encoding uncharacterized protein LOC125559877: MRKNHGTDNTQALQNRGLAESIITNPQISALYGRIAVKLAHMRKPSSYEKKYNSSKATNEKADSDEEGSSVNDDTSRAPLKRHSNVSNLSIFAPYSFLTNV, from the exons ATGAGAAAAAACCATGGCACTGATAATACTCAGGCCCTCCAAAACCGTGGTTTAGCCGAGAGTATTATCACAAATCCACAAATATCCGCCTTGTATGGGCGCATTGCTGTCAAGCTCGCTCATATGAGGAAGCCCTCTTCATATGAG aagaagTACAATTCAAGTAAAGCTACTAAT GAAAAGGCTGATTCAGATGAAGAGGGATCTTCTGTCAATGAC GACACATCAAGGGCACCATTGAAACGTCACTCTAATGTAAGTAATCTTTCAATATTTGCACCCTACTCTTTTCTTACTAATGTGTAA
- the LOC116610921 gene encoding uncharacterized protein K02A2.6, giving the protein MATYGKIDEFDRDSDSWEQYIERLNFYFEANGVTTSDDDLKIRRAILLSSVGKKTYKLMSDLLAPAKPGEKSYADLCTLVKSHFNPKPSESVQRHKFNNRFRLSGENVSDFVAALRNMAEYCNFGGSLENMLRDRLVSGINNERIQRRLLSEENLTFKKAYDIASSMETTAQHMADLQSAPSTLSSTSASVKKVSSSPLPRSKSENKECYRCGKNHHPSKCRFKEATCHYCKKKGHIVAKCLKKAKKSSETTKPNSNHHPKQGKPAIHVLDTDKEIEDEDIYPLFAVSQGNRQNPYLVDVELNGLKVQMELDTGASLSVIGEDIFDQLKNIEGSSLDLQDTKLTLKTYTGETIPVLGKLVVEVKYKDFFEHLPVIVVQGKVPSLFGRDWLQHVKLSWPEIFLVQVVSPDVSDLLKKHENLFKEGLGTIQGVKAKIYVDPQAKPKYFKPRTVEYARRQKVERELDRLLEEGTIRPVQFSEWATPIVPIVKSDESIRICGDFKVTLNQVSKLDNYPIPKTEDLLAQLGGGVQFTKLDLSQAYQQLELDEESKKYTTITTHKGLFEYNRLCYGIASAPGIFQRTMENLLQGIPNVVVRIDDILIAGKTSADHLKSLTEVLSRLDKAGVRLKRSKCIFQAPEVTYLGHRIDKDGIHPLDEKIKAIQESPRPSNLKELQAFLGMLNYYACYIPNITTILSPLHQLLVKDTPWNWSEAHEKSWNQAKSTLHSSQLLVHYSLERELTLACDASPYGLGCVISHVMDDGTERPISYASRTLSPAEKNYSQLDKEAAAIMFGVRKFHSYLYGRSFTIYTDHKPLLGLLQSTKQIPTSASPRILRWAVFLSGYSYTLVYREGQKNGNADGLSRLPLPNETRNVPVPGDIMFVMNHLEVNTPVKVKDIERWTSKDPILSAVRHQVMSGWPNSNDRIEFKPYSYRKHQLSCQDGCLLWGSRVVIPPQGRVKLLQELHDGHPGMVRMKMLARSYFWWPGLDADIEQKVKDCTSCQSNAKAPSTAPLHPWEWPSRPWSRIHIDYAGPFEGHMFLVIGDAYSKWIEVFKTNSSTAAVTIQKLRECFSVHGLPDIIVSDNATAFIGEEFALFMSENGIKHITSAPKHPASNGFAERYVRTFKETMKKMGGEKENLDTKLSRFLLSDRTTPHATTGKTPGELLMNRKLKTRLDLVNPLSQDTIRTRVEDKQLAQKKQHDNLVPLREFQVNDPVFVKNFSYGPKWLCGTIIQQSGPVSYVVQLSSGGVFRRC; this is encoded by the coding sequence ATGGCAACCTACGGCAAAATAGACGAATTCGACAGAGATTCTGATTCATGGGAACAGTATATCGAGCGTCTAAACTTCTATTTTGAAGCAAATGGAGTAACTACGTCTGACGATGACTTGAAAATACGCCGTGCAATTCTCCTCAGTTCGGTAGGGAAAAAAACCTACAAATTAATGTCTGATCTGCTGGCCCCAGCGAAACCTGGAGAGAAATCTTATGCTGACTTGTGCACCTTGGTAAAGAGCCATTTCAACCCAAAACCGAGTGAAAGCGTGCAACGGCACAAGTTCAATAACCGTTTCAGATTGAGCGGGGAGAACGTGTCTGACTTTGTAGCGGCTCTACGAAACATGGCAGAATACTGCAATTTTGGTGGCAGTCTGGAAAATATGCTGCGTGATCGTCTGGTGTCTGGAATTAACAATGAAAGAATCCAAAGGCGTTTGCTATCAGAAGAGAACTTAACTTTCAAAAAAGCTTACGACATTGCTTCGTCTATGGAAACGACCGCACAGCACATGGCCGATCTTCAATCTGCTCCTTCTACGTTAAGTTCAACGTCTGCATCTGTAAAAAAGGTCAGTTCTTCGCCCTTACCGCGTtctaaaagcgaaaataaagagtGTTATCGTTGTGGAAAAAATCACCACCCGTCAAAATGTCGTTTCAAGGAGGCCACGTGCCATTATTGTAAAAAGAAAGGACATATTGTTGCCAAATGtctcaaaaaagcaaaaaagtcgTCCGAGACAAccaagccaaattcaaaccaccATCCAAAACAAGGGAAACCAGCAATTCATGTCCTGGATActgataaagaaatagaagatGAAGATATATATCCATTGTTTGCTGTCAGTCAAGGCAACCGCCAAAATCCGTATTTAGTAGATGTTGAATTAAATGGTCTTAAAGTTCAAATGGAACTGGACACTGGTGCATCACTTTCAGTAATCGGAGAGGACATTTTTGATCAATTGAAGAACATTGAGGGTTCATCTCTCGATCTGCAAGATACCAAGCTAACCTTGAAAACATACACCGGGGAGACAATTCCAGTTTTAGGAAAGCTTGTAGTGGAAGTCAAGTACAAGGACTTCTTTGAACACTTGCCAGTTATAGTTGTACAAGGCAAGGTGCCCAGTCTCTTTGGACGAGATTGGTTACAACATGTGAAGTTGTCATGGCCAGAGATTTTCCTAGTTCAAGTTGTATCCCCTGATGTGTCTGACCTGCTAAAGAAACATGAAAATTTATTCAAGGAAGGACTAGGGACAATTCAAGGAGTGAAAGCAAAGATATACGTTGATCCTCAAGCCAAACCCAAGTACTTCAAACCTCGCACGGTAGAATATGCACGACGTCAGAAGGTAGAGAGAGAATTGGACCGTTTGTTAGAAGAAGGAACAATTCGTCCAGTTCAATTTTCGGAATGGGCAACACCCATTGTGCCCATTGTCAAATCTGATGAGTCTATACGCATTTGTGGAGACTTCAAAGTTACTTTGAACCAAGTTAGCAAACTTGACAATTACCCAATTCCTAAAACAGAGGATCTGCTAGCTCAACTTGGAGGTGGAGTGCAGTTTACAAAACTAGATCTGAGTCAAGCTTATCAACAACTTGAGTTAGATGAAGAATCAAAGAAgtacaccactatcaccactcATAAAGGCCTATTTGAGtacaatagactgtgctaCGGCATTGCCTCAGCCCCTGGGATTTTCCAACGCACAATGGAAAATTTACTGCAGGGTATTCCGAATGTTGTAGTACGAATAGATGATATTCTCATTGCCGGGAAGACATCAGCAGATCATCTCAAAAGTCTAACAGAAGTCCTGTCACGTCTGGACAAAGCTGGCGTCCGTCTTAAACGTTCGAAGTGCATTTTTCAAGCACCTGAAGTCACTTACCTGGGACACCGCATAGACAAAGATGGTATCCACCCCCTTGACGAGAAAATCAAAGCAATTCAAGAGTCACCGAGACCTTCTAATCTGAAAGAACTGCAAGCCTTTTTAGGCATGCTTAACTATTACGCTTGTTACATACCTAACATCACTACAATACTATCTCCTTTACATCAGCTGTTAGTCAAAGACACACCTTGGAACTGGAGTGAAGCACATGAAAAATCTTGGAACCAAGCCAAGTCCACACTTCACTCTTCACAACTTCTAGTGCATTACAGCTTGGAAAGAGAGTTAACCCTTGCTTGTGACGCATCACCATATGGTCTTGGTTGTGTTATTTCACATGTGATGGATGATGGGACTGAACGTCCTATTTCATATGCCTCACGTACTCTGTCCCCAGCCGAAAAGAACTATTCACAGCTCGACAAAGAGGCAGCAGCCATCATGTTCGGGGTGAGGAAGTTCCACTCATACTTATATGGACGGAGTTTTACCATCTACACTGATCACAAACCCCTGCTGGGTCTGCTACAGTCAACTAAACAAATACCGACCTCAGCCTCACCACGCATATTGAGGTGGGCGGTATTCCTGTCAGGCTACTCATACACTTTAGTATATCGAGAAGGCCAGAAAAATGGTAATGCCGATGGCCTGAGCCGGCTGCCATTGCCAAATGAAACCAGAAATGTTCCAGTGCCTGGCGACATTATGTTTGTAATGAATCATCTTGAAGTCAACACACCCGTTAAAGTCAAGGACATTGAGCGTTGGACCTCAAAAGATCCTATTCTTAGTGCAGTACGACACCAAGTAATGTCCGGTTGGCCCAATTCAAATGATCGCATTGAGTTCAAGCCCTACTCTTATAGAAAGCACCAACTTAGCTGTCAGGATGGCTGTCTACTCTGGGGCTCTCGCGTAGTCATTCCTCCTCAAGGAAGAGTCAAGCTTCTCCAGGAACTACATGATGGACATCCTGGAATGGTTCGCATGAAAATGTTAGCCCGAAGCTATTTCTGGTGGCCTGGCCTGGACGCGGATATTGAGCAAAAGGTGAAAGATTGCACAAGCTGCCAAAGTAATGCTAAGGCACCTTCTACTGCACCCCTACATCCGTGGGAGTGGCCGTCTAGACCTTGGTCTCGCATACATATTGACTATGCAGGACCTTTCGAAGGACACATGTTCCTGGTGATCGGTGATGCCTATAGTAAGTGGATCGAGGTATTCAAGACAAACTCCAGTACTGCTGCAGTAACCATCCAGAAGTTAAGAGAATGCTTCTCAGTACATGGACTGCCTGATATCATTGTATCTGATAATGCAACTGCCTTCATAGGTGAAGAATTTGCCCTTTTTATGTCTGAGAATGGCATAAAACACATCACTTCAGCACCTAAACACCCAGCATCCAATGGATTTGCTGAAAGATATGTTCGCACTTTCAAGGAAACAATGAAGAAGATGGGAGGggaaaaggaaaacttagACACGAAGTTAAGCAGATTTCTACTAAGCGATCGTACCACACCTCATGCAACCACTGGTAAAACACCTGGTGAGCTATTAATGAACCGGAAGCTGAAGACGCGCTTGGACCTGGTAAACCCCCTTAGTCAGGACACAATTCGCACTCGTGTAGAAGATAAACAGCTCGCACAGAAGAAACAACACGACAATCTAGTGCCACTCAGAGAATTTCAAGTGAATGACCCAGTATTTGTCAAGAATTTTTCATATGGTCCAAAGTGGTTATGTGGAACAATTATTCAACAGTCAGGACCGGTTTCGTATGTCGTTCAACTCAGTTCAGGTGGAGTGTTTCGACGATGTTGA